TGAGCGGGGGGTTGTTGGGTGCGTTTTGGGGGACGCGGGCGCTGGAGGTGGTGAAGCGGAACAACTCGCCGGGGCTCCTGTGGAAGCGCATCAAGCTCACCACCACCCGAAAGAACAATGCCAAGAAGCGCCTCCGCCGC
The nucleotide sequence above comes from Ananas comosus cultivar F153 linkage group 17, ASM154086v1, whole genome shotgun sequence. Encoded proteins:
- the LOC109723528 gene encoding uncharacterized protein LOC109723528; this encodes MSGGLLGAFWGTRALEVVKRNNSPGLLWKRIKLTTTRKNNAKKRLRRVWQNEAVLRACAESEAPKTSATTASAVEGEQ